From one candidate division WOR-3 bacterium genomic stretch:
- a CDS encoding DUF2723 domain-containing protein: MDYRKLEKILFYILLFIVAAVYLYTVAPTLSFWDCGEFISSAYTLAIPHPPGTPFYILLGRVWLMIFGLISAVMPISKEVAWHMNLLGLSFSIITVGLLYRLILKLFRMFRTKSSELKLILISFGTCLSIAFFYTYWQNAIETEVYAASTFIFVLITYLTLLWYESVKEGTPKNRYILFSCYLIFLSTGIHLIPFLIFIPFYIFILIVERTYIKDILFLLFGIFQLFFFSLLFLLPGPYQFPAVVVLVLILLAGIILPLNNPRKYHNWSFFWVGIFLVIAGVSSELYLPLRSARLVELYKDPKTEERYLAGENIAPRINECDPGADFKAFNRVLHREQYGPPRLIPRQTQEATGFNLITGYYHQFALFVRYLSWQPMPESINRIFRGVVLAFFYLFGLWGFVELYKRDRKLFLFMMMIMFMLSFAMVGYLNLKFSPSDSNPVHQPREVRERDYFFHTSHTYFGILIGLGFFGATEFMRRELKKKKFVELSCLSGFLVFSVIPFFSNISKNNRYGNFIPKDYAYNMLISCAKDAILFTNGDNDTFPLWFAQEVLGIRRDVIVANLSLINTNWYIKQLKYWGAPITFSEYIIDRLEPFMTRDRRIFYVKDIMIRHIIAANAGVKLKNEDYTTTQQDFASRYLKGYSGKRPIYFASTVSRENYEGFIPYLRLEGLVYRVVGDSSVIRIGSGNQTAEFSDIDIAKTETLFYKTYRYTGVFEPVKYELLSKILVDFEKRKQEGEFYDFSLPKDENIHRLYSNYAAGLHTLGIVLQERGDIQGTLRAWRFARLFDAGQARFFDYNLALLFAQLGMEDSAEQYFSKIKAKDPGTLMRIGSIYRAMGKYDKAIEYFQRAITLNPRIPEAYFGLYTLYLENKDSTAAIGVLNDWLKINPRDTSAINMLKELTGK, encoded by the coding sequence GCCTGGCATATGAACCTTCTCGGGTTGAGCTTCTCGATCATCACCGTCGGCCTTTTATACAGATTGATTCTGAAATTATTCAGAATGTTCAGGACAAAGAGCAGTGAGTTGAAACTAATTCTTATCAGTTTTGGAACCTGTTTATCAATTGCTTTCTTTTATACTTACTGGCAGAATGCAATCGAAACAGAGGTCTATGCGGCTTCGACCTTCATCTTTGTATTGATCACTTATCTGACATTACTATGGTATGAAAGCGTTAAAGAAGGAACTCCCAAAAACAGATATATTCTCTTTTCCTGCTATCTTATCTTTCTTTCCACAGGAATTCATCTTATTCCGTTTTTGATTTTTATTCCTTTTTATATCTTCATTCTGATTGTCGAACGGACATATATCAAAGATATATTATTCTTGTTATTCGGAATTTTTCAACTCTTCTTTTTCAGCCTTTTGTTCCTCCTGCCCGGACCATATCAATTCCCCGCCGTCGTGGTCCTCGTTTTGATTCTGTTGGCTGGAATAATTCTTCCCCTGAATAATCCCCGTAAATACCACAACTGGTCGTTTTTCTGGGTGGGTATCTTTCTCGTCATCGCCGGCGTGTCGAGCGAGCTCTATCTGCCGCTGCGTTCAGCCCGATTGGTTGAGTTGTATAAAGATCCGAAAACCGAGGAGAGGTATCTCGCCGGTGAGAACATCGCGCCGCGCATAAATGAATGTGACCCCGGTGCAGACTTCAAGGCTTTTAACAGGGTTCTGCACCGTGAACAGTACGGTCCGCCCCGGTTGATTCCGAGACAGACCCAGGAGGCGACGGGTTTCAATCTCATTACCGGTTATTATCATCAGTTCGCTCTTTTTGTCAGATACCTGTCATGGCAACCCATGCCCGAAAGTATAAACAGGATTTTCCGCGGAGTGGTGCTTGCTTTCTTTTATCTCTTCGGTTTGTGGGGATTTGTAGAGTTATATAAACGGGATAGAAAACTCTTTCTCTTTATGATGATGATTATGTTTATGCTGTCCTTTGCAATGGTCGGATACCTGAATTTGAAGTTTTCGCCGAGCGACAGTAATCCCGTTCACCAGCCGAGAGAGGTGCGTGAGCGTGATTATTTCTTCCATACCAGTCATACCTACTTCGGCATTTTGATCGGTTTAGGCTTTTTCGGTGCAACTGAATTTATGCGGCGTGAATTGAAGAAGAAGAAGTTTGTCGAGCTGAGCTGTCTGAGCGGTTTTCTCGTCTTTTCCGTTATACCGTTCTTTTCCAACATCAGCAAAAACAACCGCTACGGCAATTTCATTCCGAAGGATTACGCCTATAACATGCTCATTTCCTGTGCTAAGGATGCAATCCTCTTTACCAACGGTGATAATGATACCTTTCCGCTCTGGTTCGCCCAGGAGGTGCTGGGTATACGAAGGGACGTAATCGTCGCCAACCTTTCACTTATCAATACGAACTGGTACATAAAACAGTTGAAATACTGGGGTGCGCCGATTACTTTCAGTGAGTATATTATCGACCGTCTTGAGCCGTTTATGACGAGGGATCGGCGTATCTTCTATGTAAAGGATATTATGATTCGACACATCATTGCGGCGAACGCGGGAGTAAAACTAAAGAATGAAGATTATACTACAACCCAGCAGGATTTTGCGAGCCGTTATTTAAAAGGATATTCAGGAAAGAGGCCGATCTACTTTGCTTCGACTGTCTCCCGGGAGAACTACGAGGGATTTATTCCTTATTTAAGGCTTGAAGGGCTGGTCTATCGGGTGGTCGGTGACAGTTCCGTGATTCGAATCGGCAGCGGTAATCAGACTGCAGAGTTCAGTGATATTGATATTGCAAAGACCGAGACCCTTTTTTACAAAACATATCGCTACACCGGAGTTTTTGAACCGGTGAAGTATGAACTGCTCTCGAAGATATTGGTTGATTTTGAAAAGAGAAAACAAGAAGGTGAGTTCTATGACTTTTCTCTTCCCAAGGATGAGAATATCCACAGGCTTTACAGTAATTATGCGGCAGGGTTGCATACACTGGGTATCGTGCTTCAGGAGCGCGGTGATATTCAGGGAACACTCAGGGCGTGGCGCTTCGCTCGATTATTTGATGCGGGTCAGGCCCGTTTCTTTGATTATAATTTGGCTTTACTCTTTGCCCAGCTCGGCATGGAGGATAGTGCAGAACAGTATTTTTCCAAAATCAAAGCAAAGGACCCGGGGACACTTATGCGGATCGGCTCAATCTACCGGGCGATGGGGAAGTATGACAAGGCGATTGAATATTTCCAGCGCGCCATCACCCTCAATCCCCGGATTCCTGAAGCGTATTTCGGACTCTATACCCTGTATTTGGAGAATAAGGACAGTACGGCGGCGATTGGTGTCTTGAATGACTGGCTTAAGATAAATCCCCGTGATACGAGTGCAATTAATATGTTAAAAGAACTGACAGGAAAATGA
- a CDS encoding HIT domain-containing protein, translating into MKNLWAPWRIEYIHNPGKGCFFCDGLKSKDYKEALIVEKGESAFTIMNRYPYNSGHLMVAPIRHIGKLELLDDAEVLELHRLLTRAMRAIKRVMKPQGFNIGINQGEVAGAGVVGHIHIHLVPRWQGDTNFMPVLADTKVVIEALVKNYDNIKQALYKLDHPE; encoded by the coding sequence ATGAAGAATCTCTGGGCGCCGTGGCGCATAGAATATATTCATAATCCGGGAAAAGGTTGTTTTTTCTGTGACGGTTTGAAGTCAAAGGATTACAAAGAGGCGTTGATCGTGGAGAAGGGTGAATCGGCGTTCACTATTATGAACCGCTATCCCTATAACAGCGGTCACCTTATGGTTGCGCCGATACGCCATATCGGAAAGCTGGAGCTGCTGGACGACGCCGAGGTGCTTGAACTCCATCGTCTTTTGACCAGGGCGATGAGGGCGATAAAGAGAGTAATGAAACCACAGGGATTCAATATCGGTATAAATCAGGGAGAGGTCGCGGGCGCCGGTGTTGTGGGTCATATTCATATTCATCTTGTCCCGCGCTGGCAGGGAGATACGAACTTTATGCCTGTTCTTGCCGACACCAAAGTCGTTATTGAGGCGCTTGTTAAAAACTACGATAATATCAAACAGGCTCTTTATAAATTGGACCATCCCGAATAA
- a CDS encoding DUF814 domain-containing protein, translated as MKVIVLYSGGLDSTLTLKIVEEWDAEVFPLYIYHKFLSMKSYPEISNLKVIDVTKEFISIVRSPQHGYGKNLNPCIDCRILMLKKAKEYMEEVKADFIATGEVLDQRPMSQHYEQLMLIEKCAGCEGIVVRPLSGGLLPATIPEQKGLVDRNFLLKIKGRSRKLSLAMAEKMHIESFVSPSGGCLLTDPGFCRRLADLLRFQEKIDLRDIELLKIGRHFRLGPETKLIVGRNETENEAIEKILKPADFFLYVPDTGSPNAMLTGSKKYLRLASSITARYSDKKEEKAIEVYYRQQGKISKLRVKPLSNEEIAGWRI; from the coding sequence ATGAAAGTAATTGTTTTATATTCCGGTGGTTTAGATTCAACCCTTACCCTGAAGATCGTCGAGGAATGGGATGCCGAGGTCTTTCCTCTGTACATCTATCATAAGTTTCTTTCCATGAAGAGTTATCCTGAGATTTCAAATCTCAAGGTGATAGATGTTACGAAGGAGTTTATTTCCATCGTACGGTCTCCGCAGCACGGGTATGGTAAGAATCTGAATCCCTGCATAGATTGCAGAATTTTGATGTTGAAAAAAGCAAAAGAATACATGGAAGAGGTAAAAGCCGATTTTATTGCGACCGGTGAAGTACTTGATCAACGCCCCATGTCACAGCATTACGAACAGTTGATGTTGATAGAAAAATGCGCCGGATGCGAAGGTATTGTGGTTCGTCCTTTAAGCGGCGGGTTGTTACCGGCTACGATCCCTGAACAGAAAGGTCTGGTTGACAGAAATTTCCTTTTGAAGATTAAAGGAAGGTCACGTAAGCTTTCCTTAGCCATGGCAGAGAAGATGCACATCGAATCCTTTGTCTCTCCGAGCGGCGGCTGCCTTTTAACAGACCCGGGCTTCTGTCGAAGACTCGCCGACCTTTTGAGATTTCAGGAAAAGATCGATCTACGGGACATCGAACTTCTGAAGATCGGCCGGCATTTCAGATTAGGACCGGAAACAAAATTGATTGTGGGACGCAATGAAACCGAAAACGAAGCCATAGAGAAGATTTTGAAACCAGCGGACTTTTTCCTCTATGTTCCGGACACCGGAAGTCCGAATGCGATGCTCACCGGCAGCAAGAAATATCTGAGGCTTGCTTCGTCGATCACTGCACGATACAGTGATAAGAAGGAAGAAAAGGCGATCGAAGTTTATTACCGCCAGCAGGGGAAGATAAGTAAGTTGAGGGTGAAACCACTCAGTAACGAAGAGATCGCGGGATGGAGAATATAA
- a CDS encoding amidophosphoribosyltransferase: MCGIVGLIGKEEVIDKIYPALIALQHRGQDSAGAVTFDQGFHLKKGNGLVVNVFNPKNLERLKGTVGIGHVRYPTVGSGTAEDAQPFIITAPYGIALAHNGNLVNYFDLKKELIENELRYLNSNCDAEVILNLFSVELIKMNLRRLDPDKIFRALTRIYKKLIGSFAVVAIIAGKGFLACRDKNGIKPLVFGRSEDSYCFASESVALDLLGYKHITDVKPGEAFFINNKGTVYRRQIAKSTKRSRASCIFEYVYFARPDSVIDGIGVYEARLRLGAELGKECRKRKIKPDVVIPVPDTARASAQMVAEILGVKYREGLIKNRYIYRTFIMPTQSERIEAVRLKLNPIKSEIQNKKVLLVDDSIVRGNTAREIIGLMRSVGVRKVYYASYSPPLRFPCVYGIDMQTRGEFIARDKSLKEIEKSINADALIYQSVKGLIRGVGVERKGFCTACFTGSYPTEIPSLLLERIEADRMMSKLTTFH, encoded by the coding sequence ATGTGCGGCATAGTCGGTCTGATCGGTAAGGAAGAGGTGATAGACAAGATCTATCCCGCGTTGATTGCCCTGCAACATCGAGGACAGGATTCAGCAGGGGCGGTGACTTTTGACCAAGGATTTCATCTTAAAAAAGGCAACGGACTCGTCGTCAATGTATTCAATCCCAAAAACCTCGAGCGGTTAAAAGGAACCGTGGGTATCGGACACGTCCGCTACCCCACGGTCGGTTCGGGCACAGCAGAGGACGCCCAGCCGTTTATAATCACTGCACCGTACGGCATCGCTCTCGCCCATAACGGCAATCTCGTAAATTACTTCGACCTCAAGAAAGAGTTGATTGAAAATGAACTCAGATATTTAAACTCCAACTGCGACGCCGAGGTGATTTTGAATCTCTTCTCGGTTGAATTGATAAAGATGAATCTGCGCAGACTCGACCCAGATAAGATATTCAGGGCGTTGACGCGTATCTACAAAAAATTGATCGGCAGTTTCGCCGTGGTGGCGATCATCGCCGGAAAGGGTTTTCTCGCCTGTCGGGACAAAAACGGAATAAAACCGCTGGTCTTCGGCAGGAGTGAAGACAGTTACTGTTTCGCTTCAGAGAGCGTTGCGCTAGATCTGCTCGGTTATAAACACATAACCGATGTAAAACCGGGTGAGGCGTTTTTCATCAACAACAAAGGAACTGTTTACCGACGGCAGATCGCAAAGAGTACAAAAAGATCCCGTGCTTCCTGTATATTCGAGTATGTCTATTTCGCCCGGCCTGATTCTGTGATTGACGGGATCGGTGTGTATGAAGCCCGGCTTCGTCTGGGCGCGGAACTCGGCAAAGAGTGTAGAAAACGGAAGATCAAACCGGATGTCGTCATTCCCGTACCGGATACGGCACGGGCTTCAGCGCAGATGGTCGCTGAAATACTGGGGGTCAAGTATCGTGAAGGTTTGATTAAAAATCGTTATATCTACCGGACATTTATAATGCCCACCCAATCAGAAAGGATTGAAGCCGTGAGGTTGAAGTTGAATCCCATAAAGTCAGAGATCCAGAACAAAAAAGTGCTTCTGGTTGATGATTCAATCGTCCGCGGCAACACGGCGCGTGAGATAATCGGATTGATGAGGAGTGTGGGTGTCCGTAAGGTTTATTATGCATCATATTCTCCGCCTCTGAGATTTCCCTGTGTATACGGAATTGATATGCAGACGAGGGGTGAATTTATCGCCCGTGATAAATCATTAAAGGAGATTGAGAAATCGATCAACGCGGATGCCCTGATTTATCAAAGTGTCAAGGGGTTGATCCGCGGGGTCGGCGTGGAGAGAAAAGGATTTTGTACCGCCTGTTTTACAGGTTCTTATCCCACGGAAATTCCTTCTCTGCTTTTAGAACGCATTGAAGCGGATCGTATGATGAGTAAACTTACGACGTTTCATTAG